In Oncorhynchus kisutch isolate 150728-3 linkage group LG5, Okis_V2, whole genome shotgun sequence, a genomic segment contains:
- the LOC109890393 gene encoding transformer-2 protein homolog alpha-like isoform X3: MSNRRRHIGNRANPDPNCCLGVFGLSLYTTERDLRDVFSKYGPLADVSIVYDQQSRRSRGFAFVYFEVREDANEAKERANGMELDGRRIRVDFSITKRPHTPTPGIYMGRPTYGGGGGSSSSGGGGGGGGGGGSGGPSSSSSRRSSKDYDRGGDRGYDRGYDRGYDRYDDRECYRSYRRRSPSPYYSRGAYRSRSRSRSYSPRHY; the protein is encoded by the exons ATGTCCAACCGCCGCAGGCACATTGGCAACCGG GCCAACCCGGACCCGAACTGCTGCCTGGGTGTGTTTGGTCTGAGCCtgtacaccacagagagagacctgAGAGATGTGTTCTCCAAGTACGGCCCCCTGGCTGACGTCAGCATCGTCTACGACCAGCAGTCACGACGCTCCCGCGGCTTCGCCTTCGTCTACTTCGAAGTCCGAGAGGACGCCAATGAG GCTAAGGAGAGAGCTAACGGAATGGAGTTGGATGGACGGAGGATCAGGGTCGATTTCTCCATCACTAAACGACCACACACTCCCACTCCTGGGATATACATGGGACGGCCCACATA TGGTGGCGGCggcggcagcagcagcagcggagGCGGTGGAGGAggcggtggaggaggaggaagtggcgGCCCCAGCTCAAGCTCATCTCGCCGTAGCTCGAAGGATTACGATCGCGGCGGTGACCGTGGTTACGACAGAGGCTACGACCGTGGCTACGATCGCTATGACGACCGAGAGTGCTACAGGTCCTACAG aCGCAGGTCTCCGTCCCCGTACTACAGCCGAGGGGCCTACCGGTCTCGCTCCCGCTCGCGGTCTTACTCCCCAC GCCACTACTga